The genomic stretch TCATCGCTCGCCAAATAGAGCGCCATGGCGGCAATTTCTGTCGGATCGAGAAAGCGTCCCATAGGAATGCTCTGCCGGAACATTTCCAACGTTTCCTTGGCGCTCCGACCATTTCCCGCGTAACGTACAAAATCATCTTCGGCATCCGCAACCATTTTCGTGTCCACGAATCCAGGGCAAATCGTGTTCACCGTAACCCCGTCTCCCGCCACCTCGAGGGCAAGCGAGCGGGCGAATCCGATTACACCATGCTTGGCCGCGTGATACGCACTCCGATTGGCGCCGCCAACCTTGCCGGACACCGAGCTCATAACGATAATGCGCCCCCATCCGATTTTGGACATTGCATCAACTACGGCACGCGATGACCAAAAAACGCTGTTTAGGTTTACACGCATCGTCTCATCCCACATTTCATCGGAAGTTTCGCAAACGCTCGCGTGTTTCATCATGCCCGCATTTGCGACAAGAATATCGACACTGCCCAGATAGTCGCCAGCCGCTCGCATCGCCGTTTCCACATCTCTTGAATTTCCCACTTCGCACCTGACCGCAAATCCCCTGACACCCAAAGCCTCGACCTCGGCAGCGACAGATTCGATCTCGGTTTGAGTTCTCGCAAGAACCGCGACATCTGCACCCTCTTTGGCGAACGCAAGTGCAATGGCGCGTCCAATCCCACGTCCACCACCAGTGACAACTGCCCGCCTGCCCTTAAGCCGCATGAAGTCCTCCCGAGGCACCTGAAACTCTGTCCAGTGTCGCCTGCTCGAAGAATTCGGCAGCCGCCTCCATCACCGAGCTGATCGATTCAATCCGGTTAACCATTTCCCGGAAAGCGGCACTTGCCGGAAATCCTTTTGTATAAGCGGCCAAATGTTTCCGGCTATGGAGAACTGCCTGTCGCTCTCCCAGTGATTCCGTCAGATCGCGTAAATGAACCAAAACCATTTCTTTTTTCTCTGCGAGACTCGGCGGCGATGGCATCTCGCCCGTTTTAAGCCAGTGGTTCAGACGTGAGAAAATCCAAGGATTACCGATTGCACCTCGCCCAATCATCAGGCCATCAACACCTGTCGCCTCGATCATTTCAATGGCATCAAAGGGCGTGAGGACACTTCCGTTTCCCATAACCGGTACTGATACCGCCTGCTTAACGAGAGCGATAGTTTCGAGATCCACTCCGCCCGAGAAAAAATCATGCCGCGTGCGACCATGTACCGTGATGGCTGAGGCACCAGCATCCTCAACTGTGCGCGCAAAATGCTCGGCCCCGCCCTTACCAATAGTGTCCCATCCGGTTCGCATCTTCACAGTCACCGGTTTTCGCACCGAGCGGACCATCGCACTGACTACCTCACCCGCCCGGTCGGGGTCGCAGAGCAGCGCGGAGCCCGCCTTGTTTTTCGTGACCTTTTTTACGGGACATCCACAATTCAAATCGATAAAATCGGCACCTGCCTCCTCGACCAGTGCTGCGGCCTCCCCCATCTGAACAGGGTCGGCTCCAAAAAGTTGAATGGAAACCGGTTTTTCAGCTGCCTCGTTTTTCATAATGTTGTAGGTTTTCTTGTGTTTTCTAACGAGGGCTTGGCTGCTCACCATTTCAGTGCAGACCATACCGGCT from Nitrospinaceae bacterium encodes the following:
- a CDS encoding SDR family oxidoreductase, encoding MRLKGRRAVVTGGGRGIGRAIALAFAKEGADVAVLARTQTEIESVAAEVEALGVRGFAVRCEVGNSRDVETAMRAAGDYLGSVDILVANAGMMKHASVCETSDEMWDETMRVNLNSVFWSSRAVVDAMSKIGWGRIIVMSSVSGKVGGANRSAYHAAKHGVIGFARSLALEVAGDGVTVNTICPGFVDTKMVADAEDDFVRYAGNGRSAKETLEMFRQSIPMGRFLDPTEIAAMALYLASDDAKGVTGQAFTISCGSVQA
- the dusB gene encoding tRNA dihydrouridine synthase DusB, which encodes MRPEEAGPPEAEKNIDRLPPPPQGYDTPLEIGGVCLRGRLVMAPMAGYTNLPFRRLVSRQGAGMVCTEMVSSQALVRKHKKTYNIMKNEAAEKPVSIQLFGADPVQMGEAAALVEEAGADFIDLNCGCPVKKVTKNKAGSALLCDPDRAGEVVSAMVRSVRKPVTVKMRTGWDTIGKGGAEHFARTVEDAGASAITVHGRTRHDFFSGGVDLETIALVKQAVSVPVMGNGSVLTPFDAIEMIEATGVDGLMIGRGAIGNPWIFSRLNHWLKTGEMPSPPSLAEKKEMVLVHLRDLTESLGERQAVLHSRKHLAAYTKGFPASAAFREMVNRIESISSVMEAAAEFFEQATLDRVSGASGGLHAA